A stretch of the Massilia sp. W12 genome encodes the following:
- the mutS gene encoding DNA mismatch repair protein MutS: protein MTSTPPSALQRALADIDKQTPMMQQYLKLKNDNIDTLLFYRMGDFYEVFFEDAEKASRLLGITLTQRGQSNGEPIRMAGIPFHSLEGYLAKLVKFGESAAICEQIGDPATSKGPVERKVVRIITPGTLTDTDLLPEKSERPLVALYLDQQRKQQIAGLAWLAMSSGILRVTEFPIDARQPLARISQELERISPAELLLGDNQDESLFTLAPEKTKRTPSWHFSQEHGQQLLCEQLGVQSLAAFGAEELGPALGAAGALLRYANATQSHSLQHLKTLKVEHEDEFIGLDAATRRNLELTETLRGQESPTLFSLLDHCRTAMGSRMLRHWLHHPSRDQAVPRARHAAIEALLEARSITEINQFLREMPDIERISSRVALLSAKPRDLSALRDGLAQLPQLQASLAQYFGFHDTTGNPADLLAHIHAELTPPQDCIALLQSAIMSEPATMVRDGGVIARGYDAELDELRALSENAGQFLIDLETRERERTGIGNLRVEYNKVHGFYIEVTNGQADKVPEDYRRRQTLKNAERYITPELKAFEDKALSAQDRALAREKMLYEQILNLLAPWILPLQHIAQALATLDTLCALAGHAELNQWTAPVLQTTPMLHIEQGRHPVVEKQIERFIANDCKLSAERKMLLITGPNMGGKSTFMRQVALITLLAYVGSYVPASKAVLGPIDRIFTRIGAADDLAGGRSTFMVEMTESAAILHAASAHSLVLMDEVGRGTSTFDGLALAWAIAKHLIDSSKSFTLFATHYFELTQLPDAHPSASNVHLSALEHKDSIVFLHTVMQGPASQSYGLQVAQLAGVPPSVIRAARKHLAYLESHALQNTPQLDLFAAPSSQQHDADEALHQEIDHLKEALREASEWRTRLASLDPDGLSARDALQLLYQLRDQAKS, encoded by the coding sequence ATGACCAGCACGCCCCCCAGCGCTTTGCAGCGCGCCTTGGCCGACATCGACAAACAAACGCCGATGATGCAGCAGTACCTTAAGCTCAAAAATGACAATATCGATACTTTGCTGTTTTATCGGATGGGGGATTTTTATGAAGTCTTTTTTGAAGACGCAGAAAAGGCTTCGCGCCTGCTCGGCATCACGCTGACCCAACGCGGGCAATCCAATGGCGAACCGATACGCATGGCCGGCATTCCCTTCCACTCGCTGGAAGGATATCTGGCGAAATTGGTCAAATTCGGTGAATCTGCCGCGATTTGCGAGCAAATCGGTGATCCCGCCACCAGCAAAGGCCCGGTTGAACGCAAAGTGGTGCGCATTATCACCCCCGGCACGTTGACTGATACAGATTTATTACCAGAAAAATCTGAACGCCCGCTGGTGGCTCTGTATCTCGATCAGCAGCGTAAGCAGCAGATTGCCGGCTTGGCCTGGCTGGCGATGTCGAGCGGGATTCTGCGGGTCACCGAGTTTCCGATTGATGCGCGCCAGCCATTGGCACGCATCAGCCAGGAGCTGGAGCGCATCAGCCCTGCTGAGTTATTACTGGGCGACAATCAAGACGAGAGTTTATTCACCCTGGCGCCGGAAAAAACCAAGCGCACGCCGAGTTGGCATTTTTCGCAAGAGCACGGGCAGCAGCTTTTGTGCGAGCAGCTGGGCGTACAATCGCTGGCGGCTTTTGGCGCGGAAGAATTGGGGCCAGCGCTGGGCGCTGCAGGCGCTCTGCTGCGTTACGCGAATGCCACGCAAAGCCACAGCCTGCAACATCTGAAAACGCTCAAGGTCGAGCATGAGGACGAATTTATCGGGCTGGATGCGGCGACCCGGCGCAATCTGGAACTGACCGAAACCTTACGCGGACAAGAATCGCCCACTCTGTTTTCCTTGCTGGATCATTGCCGCACGGCGATGGGTTCGCGCATGCTGCGCCATTGGTTGCACCATCCCAGCCGCGACCAAGCTGTGCCGCGCGCGCGCCATGCGGCCATTGAAGCCTTGCTGGAAGCCCGGTCGATCACTGAGATCAATCAATTTCTGCGTGAAATGCCGGATATTGAACGTATTTCCAGCAGGGTCGCATTACTGAGCGCAAAACCGCGTGATTTGTCCGCTTTGCGCGATGGTCTGGCGCAACTGCCGCAATTACAGGCAAGTCTTGCGCAGTATTTCGGTTTTCATGACACCACCGGCAACCCGGCGGATTTATTAGCTCATATCCACGCCGAATTGACGCCGCCGCAAGACTGCATCGCCCTGCTGCAGAGTGCGATCATGAGCGAACCGGCTACGATGGTGCGTGACGGCGGCGTGATTGCCCGTGGCTACGATGCCGAATTGGATGAGTTGCGCGCCCTGTCGGAAAATGCCGGACAGTTTTTGATTGACTTGGAAACGCGGGAACGCGAACGCACCGGGATTGGCAATCTGCGTGTTGAATACAATAAAGTGCATGGCTTTTACATTGAAGTCACCAATGGTCAGGCAGATAAAGTGCCGGAAGACTATCGCCGCCGCCAAACCTTGAAAAATGCCGAGCGCTACATCACGCCGGAATTAAAGGCGTTTGAAGATAAAGCGCTGTCTGCGCAAGATCGCGCATTGGCGCGTGAAAAAATGTTGTATGAACAGATTTTGAATCTGCTGGCGCCGTGGATTCTGCCCTTACAACATATTGCTCAGGCCCTGGCCACGCTGGACACTTTATGCGCTTTGGCGGGTCATGCAGAACTGAATCAATGGACTGCGCCAGTCTTGCAAACCACGCCAATGCTGCATATCGAACAAGGGCGCCATCCTGTGGTGGAAAAGCAGATTGAGCGCTTCATTGCGAATGACTGCAAACTCAGCGCCGAACGCAAAATGCTCTTGATCACCGGCCCGAATATGGGTGGTAAATCGACCTTTATGCGCCAGGTTGCCTTAATTACACTGCTGGCCTACGTCGGCAGCTACGTGCCGGCAAGCAAGGCCGTGCTGGGGCCGATTGATCGTATTTTCACCCGGATAGGCGCAGCGGATGACTTGGCCGGCGGGCGCTCAACATTTATGGTGGAAATGACAGAATCCGCCGCAATTTTGCATGCTGCCAGCGCGCACTCTCTGGTTTTAATGGATGAAGTCGGGCGCGGCACCTCCACTTTTGATGGATTAGCGCTGGCATGGGCTATCGCCAAACATTTGATAGACAGCTCGAAAAGCTTCACTTTATTCGCCACACATTATTTTGAGTTGACGCAATTGCCCGACGCCCACCCCAGCGCCAGCAATGTGCATTTGAGCGCATTGGAGCACAAAGACAGTATTGTTTTTCTGCACACGGTGATGCAAGGCCCAGCGTCACAAAGTTATGGTTTGCAAGTCGCCCAGTTGGCCGGCGTGCCGCCAAGTGTGATTCGCGCCGCCCGCAAGCATTTGGCCTATCTGGAATCGCATGCACTGCAAAATACGCCACAATTGGATTTATTTGCCGCGCCGAGCAGCCAGCAGCATGATGCGGATGAAGCTTTGCACCAGGAAATTGATCATTTAAAAGAAGCCTTGCGCGAAGCATCTGAATGGCGCACGCGCTTGGCCAGCCTGGATCCGGATGGACTATCCGCGCGCGATGCCTTACAACTCCTGTATCAATTACGCGATCAGGCCAAGTCGTGA
- a CDS encoding SRPBCC family protein, producing MRIIVESKIGAPLDQVWQAYTTPHDIVQWNAASDDWHTTRAHVNLVVGGEFSSRMEAKDGSVGFDFAGVYTNIIPQQLLEYRFGERTASVEFHQTDDGVLVKVAFDPEDTFSLEQQQGGWQAILNNFKRYVESFE from the coding sequence ATGAGAATTATCGTCGAGTCGAAGATTGGCGCTCCGCTTGATCAAGTCTGGCAAGCTTATACGACACCGCATGACATTGTGCAATGGAATGCCGCATCAGATGATTGGCATACGACGCGGGCACATGTGAATCTGGTTGTTGGCGGCGAATTCTCGTCGAGGATGGAAGCCAAGGATGGCAGCGTAGGTTTCGATTTTGCGGGTGTTTACACCAATATAATTCCACAACAATTGCTGGAATATCGCTTTGGCGAAAGAACTGCCAGCGTTGAGTTTCATCAAACGGATGATGGCGTTCTTGTTAAGGTCGCATTTGATCCTGAAGACACATTCTCACTTGAGCAGCAGCAGGGTGGTTGGCAGGCGATTTTGAATAATTTCAAACGCTATGTTGAGAGTTTTGAATGA